One genomic region from Reichenbachiella ulvae encodes:
- a CDS encoding NRDE family protein: MCTIIFSWQNHSDYSLILAANRDEFYKRPTQPAHWWPESPNIFGGKDLIAGGTWMGVNKNGRFAALTNYRNLDLIDDKAPSRGRVTMDFLEGTMSPGQYLSDLHQSEISYNPYNLLVGDRNSLYYYSNIQKEITELEPGIYGLSNGLLDDPWPKVVQGKAIFETQLKKEDVELNQLMYFLTDKTEAPDDQLPNTGVPYKMEKGLSALFIEMINYGTRCSTGILINDQQIKFNEITYPVGDQKEQVVEETIFLT, translated from the coding sequence TGGCAGAACCATTCCGACTACAGTTTAATTCTTGCTGCCAATCGAGACGAGTTTTATAAACGACCCACGCAACCTGCCCACTGGTGGCCAGAAAGCCCAAACATATTTGGGGGTAAAGATTTGATCGCTGGAGGCACATGGATGGGCGTTAACAAAAATGGGAGATTTGCTGCATTGACAAATTATCGCAATTTGGATCTGATTGATGACAAGGCTCCTTCGCGAGGTAGAGTCACTATGGATTTTCTAGAAGGCACCATGTCACCAGGGCAATACCTCTCCGATTTACACCAATCAGAAATCAGTTACAATCCCTACAACCTGCTAGTAGGCGACAGAAATAGCCTCTACTACTACAGCAACATTCAAAAAGAAATCACAGAATTAGAACCCGGGATCTATGGACTGAGCAATGGCTTATTAGATGATCCATGGCCCAAAGTGGTTCAAGGGAAGGCTATTTTTGAGACCCAATTGAAAAAAGAAGATGTCGAATTAAATCAACTAATGTACTTCCTGACGGACAAAACGGAGGCTCCTGATGACCAACTCCCGAATACGGGTGTGCCTTACAAAATGGAAAAAGGGCTTTCTGCTCTGTTTATAGAAATGATCAACTATGGCACACGTTGCTCGACTGGTATTTTAATAAACGATCAGCAGATCAAATTCAACGAAATAACCTATCCTGTTGGAGACCAAAAAGAGCAAGTCGTAGAAGAAACAATCTTCCTTACATAG
- a CDS encoding S41 family peptidase, whose translation MSIQNTKSQIRLPLLLAVAIAAGIFIGANVVGDRSNSMDARKSAFKFREILNYIDDNYVDEVDQNELVDGAINSMLKELDPHTVYIPAEEKELSRSQLQGNFDGIGIEYNIFRDTIYVVSPLSGGPSEEAGLLTGDKIIEVDGENVAGIGIRNRGVLDRLRGERGSVVSLKILRKNVDDILSFDITRDKIPQFSVDADYMIDDQTGYIKINRFTATTYDEFKTSMDKLLEEGMQRLILDLTGNPGGYMDRAIRMADEFLEGSPMIVFTKGKEFRYNQEHRGGEEGVFEKQPLIVLIDEGSASASEIVSGAIQDNDRGLIVGRRSFGKGLVQMPIDLSDGSELRLTISRYYTPSGRSIQKAYNGDVDDYYHDIYGRYESGEMYSADSVDVIDTLEFRTTKGRLVYGGGGIIPDVYVPLDTAGNSKYLNRLFTSNSIREYALQYSDSNKERLEKMGFDEYFRNFEVSQKMLNDLLAIANTNNIKFNQREYNHSKPLIKTYVKAQIARGIWNNNGFYPIWNQTSEIYREALNLFDKAEEIQAM comes from the coding sequence ATGAGCATACAGAATACCAAATCACAAATTCGCCTTCCTCTTTTGTTAGCCGTAGCTATAGCTGCTGGTATATTCATAGGTGCCAATGTCGTAGGAGACAGGAGCAACAGTATGGATGCCCGCAAAAGCGCCTTCAAGTTCAGGGAGATCCTGAATTACATCGACGACAATTATGTGGATGAGGTAGATCAGAATGAGTTGGTAGATGGAGCCATCAATTCCATGCTCAAAGAATTGGATCCGCATACCGTTTATATCCCTGCCGAGGAGAAAGAGCTGAGTCGCTCGCAGCTTCAAGGAAATTTTGATGGGATAGGAATAGAATACAATATTTTCAGAGATACCATATATGTCGTGTCCCCCTTGAGTGGCGGGCCATCGGAAGAAGCAGGTCTATTGACTGGAGATAAGATCATCGAAGTAGATGGCGAGAATGTGGCAGGTATCGGTATTCGCAACAGAGGAGTGTTGGATCGATTGAGAGGGGAAAGAGGATCGGTTGTGAGTTTGAAAATATTGAGAAAGAATGTAGATGATATTCTGAGCTTTGATATTACCAGAGATAAAATACCACAGTTCTCTGTTGATGCTGATTATATGATCGATGATCAAACGGGGTATATCAAAATCAACCGGTTTACAGCCACCACATATGACGAATTCAAAACTTCCATGGACAAACTTCTGGAAGAGGGGATGCAGCGATTGATTCTTGACTTGACAGGAAATCCTGGCGGTTATATGGATCGAGCCATACGTATGGCAGACGAATTTCTTGAGGGTAGTCCTATGATTGTGTTTACAAAGGGGAAAGAGTTTAGGTACAATCAGGAGCACCGAGGAGGCGAAGAAGGTGTATTTGAAAAACAACCCTTGATCGTTTTGATCGATGAAGGGAGTGCTTCTGCTTCTGAGATAGTTTCTGGAGCGATTCAGGACAATGATAGAGGACTAATAGTTGGTCGTAGGTCATTTGGGAAAGGTCTGGTTCAAATGCCAATTGATCTAAGTGATGGGTCTGAGCTGAGGTTGACTATATCTAGATATTACACTCCAAGTGGTCGTTCTATCCAGAAAGCCTACAATGGGGATGTCGATGATTACTATCATGACATCTACGGTAGATACGAGTCAGGTGAAATGTATAGTGCTGATAGCGTAGATGTAATAGATACCTTAGAGTTCAGAACGACAAAAGGAAGGTTAGTTTATGGAGGTGGAGGGATCATTCCTGACGTTTACGTTCCATTAGATACTGCCGGGAATTCTAAATATCTAAATCGACTTTTTACTTCCAATTCTATACGTGAATACGCGTTGCAGTATTCAGATTCCAATAAGGAAAGATTGGAGAAGATGGGGTTTGACGAGTATTTCAGAAACTTCGAGGTGAGTCAGAAGATGCTTAACGATCTTTTGGCGATTGCAAATACCAATAATATCAAGTTCAATCAAAGGGAGTATAACCATTCAAAACCCTTGATTAAAACTTATGTCAAGGCACAAATAGCCCGAGGTATTTGGAATAACAATGGCTTCTATCCAATTTGGAATCAAACGAGTGAGATATACAGAGAAGCACTCAATCTATTTGACAAAGCGGAAGAAATTCAAGCTATGTAA
- a CDS encoding CASTOR/POLLUX-related putative ion channel, which yields MSRSASLAARAKYAFDNYVSKGTTAMIYGLVVFSGIVIVIFGASLLMLGLHPDADSHFTIFESIWVNFTHILDPGVLGNHDENWPFRLFMMVTTVLGLVIISTLIGLVSNGILVKMEELRKGRSFVIESGHVLILGWSSKIFTIISEIVIANENQKDGCIVILADRDKIEMEDEIRLKVGKTGNTRVICRTGDPIDIDDLYIVNPYTSKSIIILDKDNENSDSQIIKTIVAIVTNPDRREEPYHITAEIQDSKNFEVAKMVGKDEVELILSDDFISRIMVQTSRQSGLSVVYIELMDYGGDEIYFTDEKTEHLVGKTFRDVIFAYETSAIMGIQFEDGTVAINPPMDTVFNEGDQVIGITEDDDTLVPSGKTDFEIDYTQVAHPVAPSQKNEKILIIGWNNRAKNIIKELDEYVPFGSSLMVVSKFDDPIPVIEKLQSGLKNLSVDFLKAETTERETIDRLQIPNYDYIMLLCYEQRYPVQEADAQTLITLLHIRSIAEKIDKHLNLVSEMMDMKNRQLADVTSADDFIVSDKLLSLLMAQVSENKYLMRVFEDLFDADGSEIYIKPAREYVSIGKPVNFYTVLESAAKMNQVAIGYRILAHSKNSHEQYGVVVNPNKAEFVKFAEGDEIIVLSED from the coding sequence ATGAGTAGAAGCGCTTCTCTGGCGGCTAGAGCAAAATATGCCTTCGATAATTACGTTTCCAAGGGAACGACGGCAATGATTTATGGTCTGGTGGTTTTTTCCGGAATTGTTATTGTGATTTTTGGGGCCTCTCTATTGATGTTGGGGCTACATCCTGATGCGGATAGTCATTTTACCATCTTTGAATCGATTTGGGTGAATTTTACTCATATTCTGGATCCTGGAGTTTTGGGTAACCATGATGAGAATTGGCCATTTAGGCTCTTCATGATGGTGACGACTGTTTTAGGTCTGGTCATAATATCCACCTTGATCGGTTTGGTGTCCAATGGTATCCTCGTAAAAATGGAGGAGCTAAGAAAGGGGCGTTCGTTCGTGATCGAGTCTGGTCACGTCTTGATACTGGGGTGGTCTTCTAAAATATTCACAATCATTTCCGAGATTGTGATTGCCAACGAAAATCAGAAGGATGGCTGTATCGTGATCCTGGCTGACCGTGATAAGATTGAAATGGAAGATGAGATTCGTCTCAAGGTAGGAAAGACTGGCAATACGCGTGTGATCTGTCGTACGGGTGATCCTATCGATATCGATGATCTATATATTGTGAATCCGTATACTTCCAAGTCGATCATCATCCTTGATAAGGATAATGAAAATTCGGATTCTCAGATCATCAAAACGATCGTAGCTATTGTAACCAATCCAGATAGAAGAGAAGAGCCTTACCATATTACTGCAGAGATCCAGGATAGCAAGAACTTTGAGGTGGCTAAGATGGTAGGGAAGGATGAGGTGGAGCTGATATTGTCAGATGACTTTATCTCTAGAATCATGGTTCAGACGAGTCGTCAGTCTGGTCTTAGTGTAGTTTACATCGAGTTGATGGACTATGGTGGGGACGAAATTTACTTTACCGATGAGAAGACAGAACATCTGGTAGGCAAGACTTTCAGAGATGTGATTTTTGCATATGAGACTTCTGCCATTATGGGTATCCAGTTTGAAGACGGTACGGTAGCTATCAATCCGCCTATGGACACAGTGTTCAATGAAGGAGATCAGGTAATAGGTATCACTGAAGATGACGATACCTTGGTTCCGTCTGGAAAAACCGATTTTGAAATTGACTATACCCAGGTAGCGCATCCTGTAGCGCCTAGTCAGAAGAATGAGAAGATTTTGATCATCGGCTGGAACAATCGAGCAAAAAATATTATTAAAGAGCTGGATGAATATGTTCCTTTCGGTTCTTCTTTGATGGTTGTGTCTAAGTTTGATGATCCTATTCCTGTTATTGAAAAGTTGCAATCGGGTCTTAAGAATCTCTCTGTGGACTTTTTGAAGGCAGAAACGACTGAAAGAGAAACAATTGATCGTCTGCAAATACCCAACTACGACTATATCATGCTGCTATGTTATGAGCAGAGATATCCAGTCCAGGAGGCAGATGCGCAGACTTTGATTACACTTCTGCACATTCGTAGTATTGCTGAGAAAATTGACAAGCATTTGAATCTGGTCAGTGAGATGATGGATATGAAAAACCGTCAGCTGGCAGATGTTACCAGTGCAGATGACTTTATCGTAAGTGATAAGCTTCTGAGTTTGCTCATGGCTCAGGTCTCTGAAAATAAGTATTTGATGCGAGTGTTTGAGGACCTATTCGATGCGGATGGTTCAGAGATATACATCAAGCCAGCCAGAGAATACGTTTCGATAGGAAAGCCAGTTAATTTCTATACAGTGTTGGAATCAGCCGCCAAGATGAATCAGGTGGCAATTGGTTATAGAATACTAGCTCATAGCAAGAATTCCCATGAGCAATATGGCGTAGTAGTCAACCCGAATAAGGCTGAATTTGTCAAATTCGCTGAAGGAGATGAAATAATAGTACTATCTGAGGATTGA